In Paenarthrobacter sp. GOM3, a single window of DNA contains:
- a CDS encoding phage major capsid protein: MNLKEQLLALQKAMQATIDGAKAAGRDLTTEEASDIEAKGAEALELKNRIESIAKSEKALQDIVEFGKSDNSAEKGADDLSEVPLGERFMKSAPYQTFRKENPSGVGQGTPINIGSVRIGSMKDFFANRKALTSPQARIQNIRVPMVDQVERPNLTLLDVISRGETAGNFEYVQVTAVTRNAKIVPEATSGTDNAALKPVSELSTELADAKVYTYADGYDVTNQLLADAPAFGTYMNSELKYSLDSVIEDKLLNGSGASGEPKGILNTTGIQDLEFTGTGAIDLVKAVRRSITKVTRLNGGRVDAILLNPEDEEEIDLMQDAEGRFFGQGPFSIGPGTLWGRPRILSERIDPGTFLLGDFKQVALLDREGLSIMAFNQHKDYAQRNMTYVRAELRAAQVIWKPSRLVFGHRGTVQGG, encoded by the coding sequence ATGAATCTGAAAGAACAGCTGCTCGCCCTCCAGAAGGCGATGCAGGCAACCATCGACGGCGCAAAGGCCGCCGGTCGCGACCTCACCACTGAGGAAGCCTCGGACATCGAAGCGAAAGGCGCCGAGGCGCTCGAGCTGAAGAACCGCATCGAGTCCATCGCGAAGTCCGAAAAGGCTCTGCAGGACATCGTTGAGTTCGGGAAGTCCGACAACTCTGCTGAGAAGGGCGCGGACGACCTCTCCGAGGTCCCGCTGGGCGAACGCTTCATGAAGTCCGCCCCGTACCAGACGTTCCGCAAGGAAAACCCCTCCGGCGTCGGTCAGGGCACGCCGATCAACATCGGCAGCGTCCGCATCGGCTCCATGAAGGACTTCTTCGCGAACCGCAAGGCCCTCACCTCCCCGCAGGCCCGGATCCAGAACATCCGTGTTCCCATGGTGGACCAGGTCGAACGCCCCAACCTCACCCTGCTGGACGTCATCAGCCGCGGTGAGACCGCCGGCAACTTCGAGTACGTCCAAGTCACGGCGGTCACCCGCAACGCCAAGATCGTCCCCGAAGCAACATCCGGCACCGACAACGCGGCCCTGAAGCCCGTTTCGGAGCTCTCCACGGAACTGGCAGACGCGAAGGTGTACACGTACGCGGACGGTTACGACGTCACCAACCAGCTGCTGGCTGATGCACCAGCGTTCGGCACGTACATGAACAGCGAGCTGAAGTACTCGCTGGACTCCGTGATCGAGGACAAGCTCCTCAACGGTTCCGGCGCATCGGGAGAGCCCAAGGGCATCCTGAACACCACCGGCATCCAAGACCTGGAATTCACGGGCACGGGCGCCATCGACCTCGTAAAGGCCGTTCGCCGGTCCATCACGAAGGTCACGCGCCTCAACGGCGGCCGAGTCGACGCGATCCTCCTCAACCCGGAGGATGAGGAAGAGATCGACCTGATGCAGGACGCCGAGGGCCGGTTCTTCGGTCAGGGCCCGTTCAGCATAGGCCCGGGCACGCTCTGGGGCCGCCCCCGCATCCTCTCGGAGCGCATCGACCCGGGCACGTTCCTCCTGGGCGACTTCAAGCAGGTCGCACTGCTGGACCGCGAGGGCCTGTCCATCATGGCCTTCAACCAGCACAAGGACTACGCCCAGCGCAACATGACCTACGTGCGCGCCGAACTGCGTGCCGCCCAGGTCATCTGGAAGCCGTCCCGTCTGGTGTTCGGTCACCGCGGCACCGTGCAGGGAGGCTAA
- a CDS encoding HK97 family phage prohead protease has product MKTKTVDVEIKALDDKQEGYFEAYASIFGNVDSYGDMVVKGAFEESLAEYASANAPIPVYWRHRMDDPFMNLGAAEAKEDDRGLWSGCQLDLETAAGKQTYKLLKEKRVRQMSFAYDVVEGAWVDRKAEDGGSYYELRKLRIHEISIVPVGANQETEILAVKAAVDSVVAGVKAGRGLSADDEQEARAAYAALGDVLKTDQEKADGTSDAKTEEPSPAKVEEPTMHQHAKALAVNQLVQSL; this is encoded by the coding sequence GTGAAGACCAAGACAGTTGACGTCGAGATCAAAGCCCTTGACGACAAGCAGGAAGGGTACTTCGAGGCCTACGCCTCCATCTTCGGCAACGTGGACAGCTATGGCGACATGGTTGTGAAGGGCGCCTTCGAAGAGTCCCTGGCAGAGTACGCCAGCGCGAACGCCCCAATTCCCGTGTACTGGCGTCACCGCATGGATGACCCGTTCATGAACCTCGGTGCTGCTGAGGCCAAGGAAGACGACCGCGGCCTGTGGTCCGGGTGCCAGTTGGATCTGGAAACCGCCGCCGGCAAGCAGACGTACAAGCTGCTCAAAGAGAAGCGCGTCCGGCAGATGAGCTTCGCCTACGACGTCGTTGAAGGCGCGTGGGTGGACCGCAAAGCGGAAGACGGCGGCTCCTACTACGAGCTGCGGAAACTCCGCATCCATGAGATCTCCATTGTGCCCGTGGGCGCGAATCAGGAGACCGAAATCCTCGCAGTCAAGGCGGCAGTTGATTCCGTCGTGGCCGGCGTGAAAGCAGGCCGAGGTCTCTCGGCTGATGACGAGCAGGAAGCCCGCGCAGCTTACGCAGCGCTGGGCGATGTGCTCAAAACCGATCAGGAGAAGGCAGACGGAACGTCCGACGCCAAGACCGAGGAGCCTTCACCGGCCAAGGTCGAGGAGCCGACGATGCACCAGCACGCCAAGGCACTGGCGGTCAACCAGTTAGTTCAAAGCCTCTAA